A region of the Halorussus salilacus genome:
AATCAGGCGGTCTCGGCCCACGGTCTCATCATGATCTTCTGGTTCCTCTCGCCGTTCGCGTTCGGGTTCGCCAACTACGTGGTGCCCCTCCAGCTCGGCGCGCGCGACCTCGCGTTCCCGCGGCTCAACGCGCTGTCGTACTGGCTGTATCTCTTCTCCGGACTGCTGTTCGGCGTCTCGTTCTTCCAAGGCGGCACCTTCTCGGGCGGGTGGACGATGTACGCGCCGCTGAACGTGCCGGTCTACACCCCGAACATCGGCGCGAGCACCGCGGTGCTCGCGCTGGGGCTGTTCGTGGTCTCGGTCACGGTGTCGTCGGTCAACTTCCTGACCACGATGCACCGGATGCGCGCCGAGGGGCTGACGCTCCGGCGGATGCCGCTTTTCTCGTGGACCATCCTCCTGACGACGTGGATGATGCTGTTCGCGTTCGCGGCCCTGCTCGCGGCGCTGATGATACTGTCCTCCGACCGCCTGCTCGGCACCCAGTACTTCGCGGCGACCGACGCGGGCGGGTCGCTTCTGTGGGCCCACCTGTTCTGGTTCTTCGGCCACCCCGAGGTGTACATCGTCTTCTTCCCGGCGCTCGGCGTGATGGCCGAGTGCTTCCAGACCTTCACGGGTCGTCGGCTCGTCGGCCGGAAGTGGTTCATCGCGGCGATGGTGCTGGTGGCGCTCCAGAGCTTCGTGGTCTGGATGCACCACATGTTCCTCACGAGCATCAACCTCGAAATCAAGACGCTGTTCATGGCGACCACCATCGGCATCTCCCTCCCGTTCGACCTGATGGTGTTCGCGCTCATCTACACCATGGTCAAGGGCCGGGTACGGTTTACCACGCCCTTCCTGTTCTCGTTCGGCGCGCTCCTGCTGTTCATCCTCGGCGGCATCACGGGCGTGTTCCTCGGCGCGGTCGTCCTCGACTACGAGTTCCGGGGCACCTACTGGGTGGTCGCGCACTTCCACTACGTGATGGTCGCGGGCGTCACCGGCCTGTTCGGCGGGCTCTACTACTGGTTCCCGAAGATGACCGGGAAGATGTACGACGAATTTCTGGGGAAACTCCACTTCGGGCTGTACTTCGTCGGCTTCAATCTGCTCTACTTCCCGATGTTCGTCGCGTGGGAGACCCCCCGCCGGGACTTCGTCTACCCCGAAGCCTTCGTTTCGTGGCACCAGCTCTCGACCGTCGGGGGATTCCTGCTGGGCGCGTCGTTCCTCGTGATGTTCTACAACCTCGGAAAGAGCGCCGTCGCTGGCGAAGAGGCCGGTGGCAATCCGTGGGCCTACTCGATGACTACCGAGTGGGCCGTCCCCTCGCCCCCGCCGCTGGAGAACTTCCCCGGCCGACCCTCGTTCGCCAGCGGGATGCTGGAGTTCCGGCGCGAGTCGGGAAGCGAGCGACCACGCGGCGTCGAGGCCGCCGACGGCGGACCAGCGCCGGACGGAGGCGTCGCGGACGCCGCCGAACTCGAATCCGCCGGGGGCCACGACCACGGGGAGGACCACGCGAGCGTCTGGCCGTTCG
Encoded here:
- a CDS encoding cbb3-type cytochrome c oxidase subunit I yields the protein MSGGEDSRTASDDSRPDGGYGPENEPAVTGPGGREADRATDADHDHGLPDAASVKRWLVTTNHKDIGILYTVTALFFLIFGGVMALLLRIQLWTPGEGLLTAMSYNQAVSAHGLIMIFWFLSPFAFGFANYVVPLQLGARDLAFPRLNALSYWLYLFSGLLFGVSFFQGGTFSGGWTMYAPLNVPVYTPNIGASTAVLALGLFVVSVTVSSVNFLTTMHRMRAEGLTLRRMPLFSWTILLTTWMMLFAFAALLAALMILSSDRLLGTQYFAATDAGGSLLWAHLFWFFGHPEVYIVFFPALGVMAECFQTFTGRRLVGRKWFIAAMVLVALQSFVVWMHHMFLTSINLEIKTLFMATTIGISLPFDLMVFALIYTMVKGRVRFTTPFLFSFGALLLFILGGITGVFLGAVVLDYEFRGTYWVVAHFHYVMVAGVTGLFGGLYYWFPKMTGKMYDEFLGKLHFGLYFVGFNLLYFPMFVAWETPRRDFVYPEAFVSWHQLSTVGGFLLGASFLVMFYNLGKSAVAGEEAGGNPWAYSMTTEWAVPSPPPLENFPGRPSFASGMLEFRRESGSERPRGVEAADGGPAPDGGVADAAELESAGGHDHGEDHASVWPFAVGVASFLTLLGLSGLQRGGFPGGAEGGFYLATTAVGGLGLGWSLVRLAAERFRGPYGPFGESWPFDGVENTKLGVWIFLASDVVLFGAFVGSYIFIRVAHGWTDWHELIPAAHVVTPGLINTYLLLTSSFAVVLALVAAEKGSRWGLVGALSLTFVLGVGFLVNKAIEWNHLFHLHGGEFAGGWTPGTNVASSTFYLTTGLHGLHVIAGLFITLYLIARAWNGAYLDDERPVEYFGLYWHFVDIVWLFLFPLFYIL